The Synechocystis sp. PCC 7509 genome includes a window with the following:
- a CDS encoding response regulator, whose translation MTSCGTFQKLRPLSLLTHLSNSYDSAHLKVLSNSVAWSIYLDKGKIIYASHSVEPFDRLDCHLRRLAHKIPSLSSDTRTKLRLMFENESRGEQLNINDYQAICWLIEHQHLTNVQAKNLIEGLVKEVIESFLLVEEGSYELHSFSETNSGFCQLDLPSLVKYAEKQLQAWQALAPEIVSPYQCPYLASSPINQKLSSELRQKLTAILKGFSFHHLAILLNQDELRLAQSLYPYIKAGNILLQPPSAPFDRLPFIQSPKTPVNNYSLALKIPTSKITVASSLPPTSTAQLPQIPSRPPQSVNVVSEPINNLPEAPTNKKTYKIVCVDDSPAMLKEISYFLDDESFAVSTINDPVKALMQIVRLKPDLILLDVKMAGIDGYELCRLLRNHSFFKTTPIIMVTGNTGIIDRVKARIVGASGYLTKPFAQSDLLKIVFRHLSE comes from the coding sequence ATGACTAGCTGTGGAACATTTCAAAAATTACGCCCGCTCAGTTTGTTAACCCACTTATCAAATTCTTACGATAGCGCTCACTTAAAGGTACTTAGCAATTCAGTTGCTTGGTCGATCTATCTAGATAAAGGTAAGATAATTTACGCTTCTCATTCTGTAGAACCTTTTGATCGTCTAGATTGCCATTTACGCCGCCTAGCTCATAAAATCCCCTCCTTAAGCAGCGATACTCGCACAAAGCTAAGGTTAATGTTTGAAAATGAGTCAAGAGGAGAGCAACTAAATATAAATGACTATCAAGCTATTTGCTGGTTAATCGAACATCAGCATTTAACAAACGTGCAAGCAAAAAATTTAATTGAAGGATTGGTTAAAGAAGTTATTGAATCATTTTTATTGGTAGAAGAAGGTAGCTATGAGTTACATAGTTTTTCGGAGACAAATTCAGGTTTTTGTCAATTAGATTTGCCAAGTTTAGTTAAATATGCGGAAAAGCAATTACAAGCTTGGCAAGCTTTAGCACCGGAAATAGTTTCGCCTTATCAATGTCCTTACTTAGCTTCTTCGCCCATCAATCAAAAACTTTCTTCAGAATTACGCCAAAAATTAACCGCGATTTTAAAAGGATTTAGTTTTCATCATTTAGCAATTTTACTCAATCAAGATGAACTACGGTTAGCACAAAGTTTATACCCCTATATTAAGGCAGGAAATATATTACTACAACCTCCCTCTGCGCCCTTTGATCGGTTGCCTTTTATTCAATCGCCAAAAACCCCAGTAAATAACTATTCATTAGCTTTAAAAATACCGACTTCTAAAATTACTGTAGCAAGTTCCTTACCGCCAACATCTACTGCTCAATTACCACAAATTCCCTCACGCCCTCCTCAGAGCGTGAATGTTGTTTCCGAACCAATTAACAATCTACCAGAAGCACCAACCAACAAAAAAACTTACAAAATTGTTTGTGTAGATGATAGCCCCGCAATGTTGAAAGAAATCAGCTACTTTTTAGATGATGAAAGTTTTGCGGTTTCTACAATTAACGATCCAGTTAAGGCTTTGATGCAAATAGTTAGGCTCAAACCAGACTTGATATTACTAGACGTAAAAATGGCAGGAATAGATGGCTACGAGCTATGTCGCTTATTAAGAAATCACTCGTTTTTTAAAACCACACCAATTATTATGGTGACGGGAAATACAGGAATTATCGATAGAGTTAAAGCTAGAATTGTAGGGGCATCAGGCTATTTAACTAAACCTTTTGCTCAGTCAGACTTATTAAAAATTGTATTTAGACATCTATCGGAATAG
- a CDS encoding PP2C family serine/threonine-protein phosphatase, giving the protein MQVDINQKFMQTDEPIVKNLDRWRVVAASVLGKSHEKVKQHCQDAHHWELLPEGVLVAAVADGAGSASLGKVGAIVASQTAVETIRLQYAISKSAEDENDLKWQLLLSNALEAAKKAVEEEAFACKVAARELATTLIIVVATSNLIAAVQVGDGVAVGCDRTGNMIALTAPQRGEYANETIFLVSPHALENIQVNVWRGVVANIAMLSDGLQMLALEMSGGKPHAPFFFPMFQFVADVTDEGDAQEQLVAFLRSERISTRTDDDLTLLLATIVN; this is encoded by the coding sequence ATGCAAGTGGATATTAATCAAAAATTCATGCAGACAGACGAACCCATAGTTAAAAACTTAGATCGTTGGCGAGTGGTAGCAGCATCCGTGCTGGGAAAAAGCCATGAAAAAGTAAAGCAACATTGTCAAGATGCCCATCATTGGGAGTTGTTGCCAGAAGGGGTATTAGTAGCAGCCGTAGCAGATGGTGCGGGGAGTGCAAGTTTGGGGAAAGTAGGGGCAATTGTAGCTTCCCAAACCGCCGTTGAAACCATCCGCTTGCAGTATGCAATCAGCAAAAGTGCGGAAGATGAAAACGATCTCAAATGGCAATTATTACTAAGTAACGCCCTAGAAGCGGCGAAAAAAGCTGTAGAAGAAGAAGCTTTCGCCTGTAAAGTTGCGGCTAGAGAATTAGCTACTACTTTAATTATTGTCGTTGCCACCTCAAACCTAATAGCCGCAGTCCAAGTAGGTGACGGCGTAGCGGTGGGGTGCGATCGCACGGGCAACATGATCGCCCTCACCGCACCGCAACGGGGAGAATACGCCAACGAAACAATTTTTTTAGTTTCCCCCCATGCTTTAGAGAATATTCAAGTAAACGTCTGGCGTGGTGTTGTAGCTAATATTGCCATGCTCTCTGACGGACTGCAAATGTTGGCTTTAGAAATGAGTGGAGGTAAACCCCATGCACCCTTTTTTTTCCCAATGTTTCAATTTGTTGCTGATGTTACCGACGAAGGAGACGCTCAAGAGCAATTAGTAGCATTTTTGCGATCGGAACGCATTAGCACGCGGACTGATGACGATCTAACACTTTTACTGGCGACGATAGTCAATTAA
- a CDS encoding response regulator transcription factor — protein sequence MSTVLLVDDTRSLLNLIAGYLRDSGYTVIMANNAKDALIEAIKQQPDAIITDVVMPGMSGFELCRQLKSNPATEQVPIIICSSKSGKIDQLWGKKQGADAYVTKPFTKEQLLVAIQSVVG from the coding sequence GTGAGTACAGTTTTGTTAGTGGATGATACGCGAAGTCTATTAAACTTGATAGCTGGCTATCTGCGCGATAGTGGTTACACCGTAATTATGGCAAACAATGCCAAAGATGCGTTAATTGAGGCGATAAAACAACAGCCTGATGCGATTATAACTGACGTAGTTATGCCAGGAATGAGTGGTTTTGAATTATGCCGTCAACTAAAAAGTAACCCAGCAACAGAGCAAGTACCAATTATTATTTGTAGCTCAAAGTCTGGAAAAATAGACCAATTGTGGGGCAAAAAACAAGGGGCTGATGCTTACGTAACAAAACCATTTACAAAGGAGCAATTATTAGTAGCGATTCAATCGGTGGTGGGTTAA
- a CDS encoding chemotaxis protein CheW, with protein MNTQIAPPIKPCDDRYLSFYLNQQTPALLLMEYAQEVIIVPKTRLSPMPNMPECVLGLLNRRSKILWVVNLAQMLNLPGTEPIAQQYQIVIIQVKQVKLGLVVQSVKGVTYFANHCRQTPTKLYTGLAPYVSECITQGDEILIVLDVEKITNSPNLKT; from the coding sequence ATGAATACACAAATTGCACCGCCCATTAAGCCATGCGACGATCGCTATTTAAGTTTCTACTTAAATCAACAAACCCCCGCATTATTGTTAATGGAGTATGCTCAGGAAGTAATAATTGTTCCCAAAACTCGCCTTTCCCCCATGCCAAATATGCCGGAATGCGTATTAGGATTATTAAATCGGCGCAGCAAAATACTGTGGGTAGTAAATCTAGCACAAATGTTAAATTTACCTGGAACAGAACCAATTGCTCAACAGTATCAAATTGTAATTATTCAGGTAAAACAAGTTAAGTTAGGGCTAGTTGTACAATCGGTTAAAGGTGTAACTTACTTTGCCAATCATTGCCGCCAAACACCAACAAAGTTATATACCGGGCTTGCTCCTTATGTAAGTGAATGTATTACACAAGGGGATGAAATTTTAATAGTTTTAGATGTAGAAAAAATTACTAATTCCCCTAATTTAAAAACTTAA